A region of the Ranitomeya variabilis isolate aRanVar5 chromosome 5, aRanVar5.hap1, whole genome shotgun sequence genome:
GGATCAGATCTACGACATCTTCCAGAAGTTGAGCAGCAATGCTCAGGTGAGGCGGTAGGTGGGCAGCGCTGTCGGACAGCATCGGCTGCCATAGTGTGCCAGTTCATGATGATATCCCATGCGTGTCATCTGAGGCCCGGGTCGCTCCGCTGCAGCGCTCTGCTCCTGCGTTCTGCGGCTCAGACGTGCCTGCAGCAGAGGATCCTGGGAAATATGATCACACACTCTATCTGAGACTGATGATCCAATGCTGCTATGGCCGCGGCCATATCTGCCCAGTGTAACGCCTGCCCTGTCCCCCAGGTGGTGCTGCTCTCTGCTACGATGCCCTCAGATGTACTGGAGGTTACCAAGAAGTTCATGAGGGACCCGATCCGCATCTTGGTCAAGAAAGAGGAGCTGACCCTGGAGGGCATCCGGCAGTTCTACGTCAACGTGGAGCGGGAGGTGAGTGCTCATCAGTGTGACGCCGCCACCCCCGTCACTGGGCAAGGACGCGTCATGTGACGTGTGGTCTTCTATCTGACGGGGGCAGAGAGACCCCCATATTCATCCCAGTGCAGCTGTTGTGACTGTTGGCTGGTTCATGCTATGGGGACACTAATGTGCTGAGCCAAGACTCCCCTGGCTCACCTGTACAGGGTCAAGACCCACCAATCTCCCTCCCCCAGGGCTCACCTGTGCGGCTTGTCTCTGCAGGAGTGGAAGCTGGACACGCTGTGTGACTTGTACGAGACCCTGACCATCACACAAGCCGTCATCTTCATCAACACTCGCCGAAAGGTAGACTGGCTGACGGAGAAGATGCATGCCCGGGACTTCACGGTGTCTGCGTTGGTGAGTTGTGCTGCTGCTTGTAGTGCTCCCCAGTCACTGGGCAAGGGCTCGTCATGTGACGGCGTTCTTACATCTGGCAGGGGTAGAGAAGTCTCCCCATATTCATCCCAGCACAGTGGTTGTGACTGTGGCTGGTTCATGCTGTGGGGACATGGTCTGCCCATGTGGGTCACACTCTAAttaatcctcctcttcctcctcagcacGGGGACATGGACCAAAAAGAGCGAGACGTGATCATGAGAGAGTTCCGGTCCGGCTCCAGCCGTGTCCTGATCACTACAGATCTCCTGGTAAGTGCTGGCCCTTGTCTCTAGTCTTGTGCGGTGACTGCGCTGCAGTGGTAAAGATCTCAAACTAATGCTGCTTTATGTGCAGGCCCGAGGGATCGacgtgcagcaggtttccctggtcATTAACTACGACTTGCCAACGAACAGAGAGAACTACATTCACAGGTCAGTCCGACGCCACCATGTGTTCCCTTTCTATGCGCAGCCCCCACGTCGAGCACCACGTGTTCCCTCTCTGCACACCCTCCACGTCCGCACCACCGCGTGTTCCCTCTGTGCAGCCTCCATGTCCTGCACCACAGTGTTCCCTCTCTATGCGCAGCCCCCACGTCCAGCACCACATGTTCCCTCTCTATGCGCAGCCCCCACGTCCGCACCACCGGTTCCCTCTCTGCACAGCCTCCACGTCCGCACCACCGCGTGTTCCCTctctgcacagcctccgcaccaccgcgtgttctttctctgcgcagccccAACGTCCAGCACCACCACGTGTTCCCTCTCTGCGCAGCCCCCACGTCCGCACCACCGCGTGTTCCCTCTCTGCACAGCCTCCATGTCAGCGCCACCacgtgttctttctctgcgcagccccAACGTCCAGCACCACCGTGTGTTCCCTCTCTGCGCAGCCTCCATGTCAGCACCACCGCGTGTTCCCTCTCTGCACAGCCTCCATGTCAGCACCACCACGTGTTCCCTCTCTGCGCAGCCCCCACGTCCGCACCACCGCGTGTTCCCTCTCTGCACAGCCTCCATGTCAGCGCCACCacgtgttctttctctgcgcagccccAACGTCCAGCACCACCACGTGTTCCCTCTCTGCGCAGCCCCCACGTCCGCACCACCGCGTGTTCCCTCTCTGCACAGCCTCCATGTCAGCGCCACCACGTGTTCCCTCTCTGCACAGCTTCCACGTCCGCACCACTGCGTGTTCCCTCTGTGCAGCCCCCACGTCCAGCACCACCGCGTGTTCCCTCTGTGCAGCCTCCACATCCAGCACCACATGTATTCCCTCTCTGTGCAGCCCCCACGTCCAGCACCACCACGTGTTCCCTCTCTGCGCAGCCCCCACGTCCGCACCACCGCGTGTTCCCTCTGCACAGCCTCCATGTCAGCGCCACCACGTGTTCCCTCTCTGCACAGCTTCCACGTCCGCACCACCGCGTGTTCCCTCTGTGCAGCCTCCACATCCAGCACCACATGTATTCCCTCTCTGTGCAGCCCCCACGTCCAGCACCACCGCGTGTTCCCTCTGCGCAGCCTCCACATCCAGCACCACATGTATTCCCTCTCTGTGCAGCCCCCACGTCCAGCACCACCGCGTGTTCCCTCTGCGCAGCCTCCACATCCAGCACCACATGTATTCCCTCTCTGTGCAGCCCCCACGTCCAGCACCACCGCGTGTTCCCTCTGCGCAGCCTCCACATCCAGCACCACATGTATTCCCTCTCTGTGCAGCCCCCACGTCCAGCACCACCGCGTGTTCCCTCTGCGCAGCCTCCACATCCAGCACCACATGTATTCCCTCTCTGCGCAGCCACTATGCTGAGTGCAGAATGTAGACATGTGGTAGATGAACGGGCCATGCTCCACCGCGATTGTTGCTCTCCTGTAGCTTCTCGCAACTTAAACATGGCCGACACATCCCCAATGACTGCCTGCAGCCGCTCCGTACTCACCTCACTTTCTCCTGCAGGATTGGCCGCGGAGGACGTTTCGGTAGGAAAGGAGTCGCGATAAACATGGTGACTGAAGAAGATAAGCGCACATTAAAAGACATAGAGACATTTTATAACACAACCATCGAAGAGATGCCGATGAACGTGGCTGATCTGATTTAGACCCCTAaggggagaaaaagaaaaaaaacagaaaaaaaaagtataatgaaaaatacaaaaaacagtgcCTGCCCCCCCGGTGTCGGGCCTCAGGACAGCGGGGGCTGGCAGCACACGGCGTCCCATCCCTGTATGCCATTAAATGATTTATATTCCTTTTTTGTTTGAAATAAATGTTATTTTGAGGTTTTTGTGGCCGTAAATCCTTGTACTCGTGTTTTCTTCCATAATAAAGTGAACACTAATCCTCCCTTATCTTTCCCACCAAATCAGTGGACCAAACAGACCCCCCCCCCGCCCGCACCTCCCCATAAATTGGAACTCAATTtggatatttccattttttttttttttacaaaaattttccaAAAGAACCAATTGTTGGAAACTTTTATTTGCTCTGTATAGTATTTATTAAATAAAAGCCTGTTTTTGCAAAATAGTTTGTCTCGTGCTTTCCCCCCCACCCCTGCTGATCCCTACCCCCACCTTGGCCCTGTTAACCACCCCTCCCCCTCTTTCCTTTTAGTGCTGTTTTTGGTGGGAAATGGGTGAAGTGCTGACGCCGGGGTGGTGCAGATACTGATACTGCAGGCGGGACGTGGTCTCTGGCCGCAGGCTGTTATCACGTGTTCGTCAGTGTCTGTGCACCCGCTACTGGCACTCATGAACTGACTAATCCACTGCTGTCATGTATCATGCCACAACCGTGGTGCTGCACTGAGCCCACACATCAAAGGGAGGCTGACAGGTAGTGTGCGGCCAACAGCCGGACTGCTCACCCGGGACTGCCACCATAGAAGTGACCGCAGCGCTTTGGTCACGGACTTTGGCACTGTGTGCCCAGACTTCCTTGCTTCAAGGAGTGTTGCTGCAGGGCACAGCATGGCAAACAAGTCGGTGACTTAATCTAAATTGGTTTGTGGCCTGTCTGGTGACTGGCTCGGGCCGGTGACTGTTGGTTGCAAATAACATAAGGATCTTCATAAATGTAGACTAATGTAATGTGCTGATTGTCTGCTCCCTGTTGGTGAATCTAGAGACTCGAGGGGGCAGAGTAGTTGCTGACTGTCATGGGCTTAACCTCAGAGGACTCCAGTCCCTGGAATTCATCTAATCAGGTGAGGTgattacttttatttttatattttgagcaCCGAATCTtaaccactagaccaccagggatactgctCTTTGCAGCAGGAATTGGATTGGGCTAGAGATTACTGTTGAGTGGGGAAAGGTTTGACTGCAAAGATGAAAAATGTGGAGCGTATCCGTACAAAACTGGGCACCAGTGCCAAGAAGGTGTTGACCAACCATGTTCTCCAGCTTCAGTCTAAGGAGAGGTGGAGAATGACACGAGGCCTCTGACCAGTGTTCGGTGCTGTACATCTGCGCTGGAGCAGATACTGAGGGCGATGCAtcagatcacgattccacccagaaCAAGAATCCACCTCCAGAAACTAAGTGAATTGCTGCACTCGTCATGATGAAGACTTGGAAACTGCAGGATGGAGCGAGGGAATGTGCTGATTCGGGAGTGGAAGGCCCTTCCTAAACAGGGTCTGCTGCAGAAAATACATAGTCTACAGTGGGCTTTTCCCTTCACCATACTGAGAAAATTTACTAACAGGAAGCCTGAAATGAAAGGGCAGTATCTCTAGTGTGGTTCCCTTCTGGAagagacctttcccagtgcctgcgcaggagcgcgatgctggggagtcatgaagcaagcaggagggcggcatcgcaagaagggaggtgccggaccaagacctgCGACACTGACCGGACCACCTCGCAGGTgagaaagttatttttcttctcttccaggtttGATcgagggcttatcttcagcattatagaatgctgtacatcagccctgaaaggtgatgaccTTAACTcgcattggccaaacctggtgacgggTGCGCTTAagtactactaggacaaccccttctcattccccacACGGCCTCAATAAAGTAAAAGCTCATACTCCCTGTGCCGGCTCTGTTCCCTCAGTGTCAGCCCTTGCTCTCCTTGGGACTCCCGCTGGCATCACGgtctccacctttggacaaattgaacataAGGAGGAAGTCCAGTCTGCATCTGATCTGAACTTCGTCTTCATGTTCAATATGACAGAAGGCAGGGACCATGaccccagcgctgattgggcaccacgTGTCGTGCAACCGCACAAGAGCCCCGGGACTGCAAGTGCTGACACCACAGCGCCAGCACAGCAACAGAGTATAGGCtattttctcagtcgcccatgacagcactaccagagagagggaatccgcccttcagggacaggaaaacctacaggataaaagggcggtacctctctcctgcctcagttttgtttcctgtccctgacaggggaaccctcaggatcggtacctgtatccggagccgaccagtggaggtatgacggcggggaggcccctgtcaccgctggcTTGGTGtccgccgcttctgggtccgatggggctgcagagcgtgcggaggggagcgcggctgcctccccggattggggtaggggcttcagggacccggcatgcctctgcagagaggcctggtccggagcgacggcctggtgtgtgagagcaccaagatggccgccgcaccggatatagacgctgtctacttccggggatcgcgcatgcgcactggggaccAGCGCTTCCCTGCAACGCAGCCTGGAGGAGGGGTGATCGGCGGGCTATTTAAAACACCGCTGTGAGAGCGCCCTTTGCTGCATGCAGTCCCAgtatggcggacagcgatcagcagctccagccggcgCAGCCCTTACAGCCACCGCCGCAGCAACAGCAGCGCAAGTCGGGCGAGACAAAGagaaggacctctgcaggcacccgaagtacccgctccaggagtcattccacgccgcagagtaaagcctccaatatgtccagccagccgacaccttctacttcgggtctcatacaagatcccgtgcctcctccagaactggtacttgtagctgcgcaagatgggtgagaGATCTTCGTGAAAGTGCACCAAGTAATTAGGATCCCCTTTTCCGTTtattttttaggcaagaaaaaaaacggtGAAAACTAAACATAGACTGTcccttatgtggagaacccctgttacagaactgggataaaaaattatgcggttcctgtataggacaagtcctttgtgaggaaacccctagttttgcctctgaattacgttcagtaataagatcagaggtagaaacagcgtttaaatcccttaaaggggagggggttaaggagagAACACCTGTCCCCCTTTCTCACTCCAATACTTCTAGCTCTGATGAGGATGTGTCAGACAAGGAAGGTTCCTTCTCCTCCTCAGACTCGGAGAGTGGAGGCCGCCACTGCTTCCCCTTAGATGAAGTAGATGCCCTTGTAAAGactgtaagatctacaatgggggtCCTAGACCCACGTCCTGACAAAACGGTACAGGACATTGTTTGGCAgcctgggccagaaaaaacgcagagttttCCCACTTAATGAAAACGTGCAGGCcctgattaaaaaggagtgggagaagccaGAAAGAAAAAACTCatctgtaccctcccttaaaaggaaatatccttttgcggaagatgattctacagcatgggacaaagcccctaaacttgacgtggcagtagctaaagcgtcaaagaaatttgcgctgccctttgaggacatgggtacgctaaaagacccccttgataagagccgacaccttcctaaaaggggcctgggagtcagcagggggatgtttaagaaCCGCCATAGTGGCCGCATGTACTTCCAGATCTCTAATGATTTGGATAGACAATCTGGAGAAACAGTTAAGGGATGGAGTATCCCGACAAAGTCATCGAATCAATTCCCATGATTAGGGGGGCGGCAGCCTTCTTGGCTGACTCTTCGGCGGACTCTATCAAACTGACTTCAAAATCGGCAGCCCTGTCCAATGCAGCTCGTAGAACGCTGTGGCTGAAAAACTGGCCAGGCGATCTACAGACAAAACAAAAACTttgttcaatcccatgtgagggaaaatttctgtttggagaaaccctagatgacattttacaaaaagcaggggataagaagaaggggttccctaacctGGCCGCACCATACGTTaggcggccctttcggaacaggaaatttttctgcagacgcccccctagagaacagaacaggtgggatgaggggagaaatagagacaggggcttcctctttggcaactcccccagaaataaaaaaaaccctaagtgacacctcccccagggtgggagggagactgtctcaataccttctggcctgggaaaaaatctcttccagtacttggattttaaacctaataaaaatgggacttcaaataaattttaccacccttcctccccaacactatgtggtcactccattgaaaccTTCATGGCGGCAACAACAGGCCTTGGAACTAGAAATCTCAAAACTCATAACCAAAGATGTGATCCGAGAAGTTCCATTACCGGAAAGAGGGAAAGGATTCTTTTCCCCACTGTTTCTGATTCCAAAGCCAGACGGttccttccgcacaataataaatctacggagattaaacagttatgtaaagaatcaaacattcaaaatggaatcgataagatctacaataaaaaaacctgtttccaaattgtttcatggtagtgttggatctcagcgatgcgtactatcacgtccccatccacaaaaactcacaaATACCTCAGATTAGCAGTAGTCATGGAGGGAGTAGTGAAAGAATACCAGTACAAGGCCCTCCCGTTTGGCATTTCGGTAGCGCCCCGTGTTTTtaccaaggtggtagcagaaatgatggcccacataagggaggaaaatgttattataataccatacctagacgacttcctgattgtcagcaactcagcccaacattgtcgccaacagtgcagcagagtgataaaaactctaacggaattaggttggctcctaaatctccaGAAGTCAAAACTGGAACTGACCATGGTACaagagtttctgggcctaactctggactcagttttacaggaatgtcgccttccaggccagtcccacggggtggggagctcacctgggaaacagtgttactcagggggtctggacagatcgagaataccaggtatcctcaaatcaaaaagaactttgcgcagtgagccatgctctgtcagtttttcttcccaaactacggggacaacatgtccgggttttttcggacaatcaagtagtagtggcctacctgaaccaccagggggggaccagatCCCAAGCCCTGATGGAAACTACTTCCCAGATCTTCACCTtagccgaacatcacttcctatccctctcggcgctacacataagaggcgtagtgaacaaaaaggcagacttcctaagccgtacccagctgaaacggggaatgggctctgaaccaaagggtcttcgatcagatcagaaaaatctggggggtaccagtaatagacctcttcgccagtaTAGAGAACAGAAAAGTTTTGTTCTCTAAACCACAGAGGGAACCCCCGAGCactggatgcattctcgattccctggactcacggtctgacatatgcctttcccccttatatacttataccagCAGTCCTACGGAAGATAAGACAGGACGGGGCGAGAATTattctaatagcccccttctggcccaaaagggcctggttttcctggctgagaatcctatcggtcacagatccctgggtccttccggatcttccggacctcttatcacaggggccggtgttccaccctcagtcagcaaatctacacttgacagcgtggaacttgaaaggtcactgctaagggcaaggggattctcagataatttagtctccacgctattaaaaagtaggaagacaataacaactaaaatctatggtaaaacttggaaaaagtttctgtccacctccggggtaaaactacaagatggggttccagtggtcaaaatattagagttcctacagaaaggcttggatATGGGCCTATCGGTGAGCACCTTTAAAGGTGCAAGTAGCAGCCTTAGGGGCGTTATACAATGATAGTATTGCCACTAACCCATGGATAGCAAGATTCATTAAAGCCGCTGTACGGTCTAGGCCAATAAAAATCAGAAAccctccatcttgggacttaaacttagtactatcagctctgacagaacccccgtttgaacccatagattcgataccacttaaaatcttatccctcaaaacggcccttcttacagcactaacatctgcccgtaggattagtgaccttcaggctctatctgcgaaccctcccttcatacaaatcatggaggatagggtagtgttgagaacagaccctgcttatctacccaaagttgcttccaatttccatagatcccaggaaataatccttccttctgtccaaacccgaaaaatcaaaaagaggaaaaattccacaccttagacgtgagaaggtgtctaatacactacctagaatcctcccgtcagtgtaggaaggaaggctgtctttttgtctgctttcagggacctagaaaaggactcaaagcctccaaagccactatagctcgttgggttactgatgcgatagccttggcatactcgtccacgggaaacgcagttcctgaaggactcaaggcacactctacaagggctatggtgacctcctgggccgaaaggtcggaggtaccaatagataaaatctgtaaagcggccacctggtcaacaccttcaaccttctttaggcactatcgcttagacttagcctcttcgtcggacttaaccttcggaagaagggtcttgcaggctgtggtccctccctaaaagcaataatctctgcaattctctctggtagtgctgtcatgggcgactgagaaagtcgtagttactcaccgataacggtgttctcagagcccatgacagcacctgcttattccccccccttatcacgtgtgcggtgagcactttaatatacgaagtgtgtgtttg
Encoded here:
- the EIF4A1 gene encoding eukaryotic initiation factor 4A-I, producing MSASYDNRSRDNGPEGMEPDGIIESNWNEVVDSFDDMNLSESLLRGIYAYGFEKPSAIQQRAILPCIKGYDVIAQAQSGTGKTATFAISILQQIELDMKATQALVLAPTRELAQQIQKVVMALGDYMGASCHACIGGTNVRAEVQKLQSEAPHIIVGTPGRVFDMLNRRYLSPKYIKMFVLDEADEMLSRGFKDQIYDIFQKLSSNAQVVLLSATMPSDVLEVTKKFMRDPIRILVKKEELTLEGIRQFYVNVEREEWKLDTLCDLYETLTITQAVIFINTRRKVDWLTEKMHARDFTVSALHGDMDQKERDVIMREFRSGSSRVLITTDLLARGIDVQQVSLVINYDLPTNRENYIHRIGRGGRFGRKGVAINMVTEEDKRTLKDIETFYNTTIEEMPMNVADLI